In Erigeron canadensis isolate Cc75 chromosome 6, C_canadensis_v1, whole genome shotgun sequence, the following are encoded in one genomic region:
- the LOC122604169 gene encoding disease resistance protein Roq1-like, which produces MATSSSIVQRRKGWPYDVFLSFRGVDTRNNFVDHLFAALHRAGLHTFKDDTMLGGGQPISEELLKAIRESRWAVVVFSKNYATSSWCLEELSNIMECHKQMGQMVLPVFYHVNPSDVRRQKRDYATAFETHEDKFKGDMDKVNKWREALTAAARLSGQHIIPDHGSESTYINNIVVQILANKQPRGASRENNLIGIQPRIDALISLLKMEAAEEVRIVGILGMGGIGKTTIARALFNRIAHKFEGSSFVIDVRENSSSKKDICALQQKILEDILGVSIGFGIHDPENGGEVIEERCCRKKVFLVLDDVNDVKQLEFLAGTREWFGLGSRIIITTRDQHLLSYANANDKYIPALFRIDQALELFCRHAFRKSSPPDGFVNLTNRAINYAHCLPLALKVLGSFLCGREANVWGSALDTLAKTRSGEVFDTLKLSFDYLSVFEKQIFLDIACFYKGYNVDDVTRKFDSFGFNPVIGISVLVEKSLITISSKNRLDMHDLIQEMGRKVVQASVPNSRLWEREQIHDLINYKVMNLSPFTS; this is translated from the exons ATGGCCACTTCTTCAAGTATTgtacaaagaagaaaaggatGGCCATATGACGTATTTCTAAGCTTCAGAGGTGTAGACACCCGCAACAACTTTGTCGATCATCTATTTGCCGCTCTCCATCGGGCCGGATTACACACCTTCAAAGACGACACGATGCTCGGTGGAGGCCAACCAATCTCAGAAGAGTTACTGAAAGCCATCAGAGAATCAAGGTGGGCTGTTGTTGTTTTCTCTAAAAACTATGCCACCTCTTCATGGTGTTTGGAAGAGCTTTCCAACATCATGGAATGTCACAAACAGATGGGTCAGATGGTGTTACCTGTGTTCTACCATGTCAATCCCTCCGATGTTCGTCGACAGAAAAGAGATTACGCAACTGCATTCGAGACCCATGAGGACAAGTTTAAGGGAGACATGGATAAAGTGAACAAGTGGAGGGAAGCCCTAACTGCAGCTGCCAGATTATCTGGCCAACATATAATACCTGACCATGG GAGTGAGtcaacatatataaacaatattGTTGTACAGATCTTAGCCAATAAACAGCCTCGTGGTGCTAGTAGGGAAAACAATCTAATTGGTATACAACCTCGTATTGATGCCTTAATTTCATTATTGAAGATGGAGGCAGCCGAAGAGGTCCGCATTGTGGGTATATTAGGAATGGGAGGGATTGGTAAAACAACTATTGCTCGAGCCTTATTTAACAGAATTGCACATAAGTTTGAGGGTAGTAGCTTTGTTATTGACGTTAGAGAGAATAGCTCTAGTAAAAAGGATATATGCGCCTTACAGCAAAAGATTTTAGAAGATATTCTGGGTGTGTCTATTGGGTTTGGGATTCATGATCCAGAGAATGGAGGCGAAGTGATAGAAGAAAGATGTTGCAGGAAGAaggtttttcttgttcttgatgacgTGAATGACGTCAAGCAATTAGAGTTCCTAGCTGGAACACGTGAATGGTTTGGTCTTGGAAGTAGAATCATTATAACCACCAGGGATCAGCATTTGTTATCATATGCTAATGCTAACGACAAGTACATACCTGCTCTTTTTCGTATAGATCAAGCTCTTGAGCTCTTCTGTAGGCATGCTTTTAGGAAAAGTAGCCCTCCAGATGGGTTTGTGAACCTCACCAATCGTGCCATAAACTATGCACATTGTCTCCCTCTGGCCTTGAAAGTTTTAGGTTCCTTTTTATGTGGAAGAGAAGCAAATGTGTGGGGAAGTGCTTTGGATACACTAGCAAAAACAAGAAGTGGCGAGGTTTTTGACACACTGAAGTTAAGTTTtgattatttaagtgtttttgaGAAGCAAATATTCCTAGACATCGCGTGTTTCTACAAGGGGTACAATGTAGATGATGTTACTAGAAAATTTGATAGCTTTGGTTTTAACCCGGTTATAGGGATTAGTGTTCTTGTTGAAAAGTCTCTTATAACCATTTCATCAAAAAATAGACTAGATATGCATGATCTTATACAAGAAATGGGTCGAAAAGTAGTTCAAGCAAGTGTTCCGAATAGCCGGCTATGGGAACGCGAACAGATCCACGATTTGATTAACTATAAGGTAATGAACCTCTCTCCATTTACTAgctaa
- the LOC122604171 gene encoding disease resistance-like protein DSC1: MNLSHVFCRSRSSSTSPPLSDDAATIICIAAATTTIVNCSIFNCLTPPVGENTSFLLVGTRELELIEGIVAPWILKQSLSADVFKSMNNLRVLTCNGKFTSCEPPFLPNELRWFCWRFYPFSSLPLAHMNKIVGLEMENGKIEQLWKEEKIMLQNLKFIHLHFCGSLKRFPDVSGAPNIESLILYGCENMVEVDESVGSLEKLFHLEIIRCSKLKCFPSVLQMKSLETLILRACWSLKIISEFSPCMVNLSNIDISNMGLEKTSFKSILNSIQELKCLNTLRIDSIHIHALTNFCYLRKLYLRNDLGDNDFPKNLRGLSALEELHISFNSKLIQLPESISHLSGLKHLLIRYCKGLKTLHGLPTGIQVLTVDDCGLLEKIEDLSKLYKCLNKIQILRCAKLLGDKESGRYLDNMFNQSLLKRWAAVDGCLMIDVPGSNIPSWCKAQQDGCKISLKLPPNWQTQIIGFAIFCVSIRMLLHPGINLKFQNDEMLVSKSEANNNINETEEADESEVESEDESDGAYWRLSTGYIPYKFFEQFHGGNDYDFEGENCFHKTEANLVVEIPNYWRHVVRCGAKVVYKEDVASVQQTIPSLSSSSFYWSWKLTNEFPNSFECREE; the protein is encoded by the exons ATGAATCTTAGCCATGTATTTTGTAGATCTAGATCTAGTTCTACATCTCCACCACTATCTGATGATGCTGCCACCATCATATGCattgccgccgccaccaccactattGTCAATTGTTCAATCTTTAATTGTTTGACACCTCCTGTGGGTGAGAATACCAGTTTTCTATTGGTTGGAACAAGG GAACTCGAATTAATCGAGGGCATAGTGGCCCCATGGATCTTGAAGCAGAGTTTGAGTGCTGATGTCTTTAAAAGCATGAACAATCTCCGGGTACTCACATGTAACGGAAAATTCACTTCTTGTGAACCTCCCTTTCTCCCTAATGAGTTACGTTGGTTTTGTTGGAGATTTTACCCATTCTCGTCTCTACCTTTGGCACACATGAATAAGATAGTTGGGCTTGAAATGGAGAATGGCAAAATTGAACAATTATGGAAGGAGGAAAAG ATTATGCTACAGAACTTGAAATTCATTCACCTGCATTTTTGTGGGTCCCTAAAAAGGTTTCCAGATGTATCGGGGGCACCGAATATTGAGAGTTTGATTTTGTATGGTTGTGAGAATATGGTGGAGGTTGATGAGTCTGTGGGGAGTCTAGAGAAGCTTTTTCACTTGGAGATTATTCGTTGCTCTAAACTCAAGTGTTTCCCATCCGTGCTCCAGATGAAATCCTTGGAGACCCTCATTTTGCGTGCGTGTTGGTCTCTTAAAATAATCTCAGAATTCTCACCATGTATGGTTAATCTGTCTAATATAGATATTAGCAACATGGGTCTtgaaaaaacaagttttaagAGCATTCTAAACTCAATTCAGGAGTTAAAATGTCTCAACACCCTTCGCATAGACTCCATTCATATTCATGCTTTGACAAATTTTTGTTACTTGAGAAAGTTATATCTTCGCAATGATCTCGGAGACAATGATTTCCCCAAAAATCTTCGTGGACTTTCTGCCTTGGAAGAATTACATATAAGTTTCAACTCTAAATTAATCCAATTACCTGAAAGCATCTCCCATCTTTCTGGTCTTAAACACCTCCTCATCAGGTATTGCAAGGGGCTTAAAACTTTACATGGCCTCCCAACAGGAATACAAGTATTGACAGTAGATGATTGCGGATTGCtggaaaagattgaagatttgTCAAAATTGTACAAGTGTTTGAATAAGATACAAATTTTACGTTGTGCGAAACTGCTAGGAGATAAAGAAAGTGGAAGATACTTGGATAACATGTTCAACCAATCTCTCCTTAAG AGGTGGGCTGCAGTTGATGGTTGTTTGATGATCGATGTTCCTGGAAGCAATATTCCAAGTTGGTGCAAAGCGCAACAGGATGGGTGCAAGATATCATTAAAGTTACCTCCCAATTGGCAAACTCAAATTATTGGGTTTGCTATCTTTTGTGTTTCAATAAGGATGTTACTACATCCTGGTATaaatttgaaatttcaaaatgaTGAAATGTTGGTTTCAAAGTCGGAggcaaataataatataaatgaaacaGAAGAAGCCGATGAATCCGAAGTTGAATCCGAAGATGAATCCGATGGAGCTTATTGGAGACTGTCGACTGGTTATATACCGTATAAATTTTTTGAGCAGTTCCATGGAGGCAATGATTATGATTTTGAAGGGGAAAATTGTTTTCATAAGACTGAAGCTAATCTTGTCGTTGAAATACCAAACTATTGGAGGCATGTGGTTAGGTGTGGGGCAAAAGTTGTCTACAAAGAAGATGTGGCATCCGTCCAACAAACCATTCCCTCCCTTTCTTCTTCTAGTTTTTATTGGAGCTGGAAGCTTACAAATGAATTCCCCAATTCATTCGAGTGTAGGGAAGAATGA